The following proteins come from a genomic window of Acomys russatus chromosome 17, mAcoRus1.1, whole genome shotgun sequence:
- the Cyth4 gene encoding cytohesin-4 isoform X2 → MQKLKDEIADVFAQIDCFESSEESRMAQKEKEMCIGRKKFNMDPAKGIQYLTEHKLLTSDVQDIAQFLYKGDGLNKTAIGTYLGEKDPINLQVLQAFVDCHEFANLNLVQALRQFLWSFRLPGEAQKIDRMMEAFAARYCLCNPGVFRSTDTCYVLSFSVIMLNTGLHNPNVRDRPPFERFVSMNRGINNGSDLPEEQLRNLFDSIKSEPFSIPEDDGGDLTHTFFNPDREGWLLKLGGRVKTWKRRWFILTDNCLYYFEFTTDKEPRGIIPLENLSVQKVDDPKKPFCLELYNPSCRGQKIKACKTDGDGKVVEGKHESYRISAANAEERDQWIEAIRASITRVPFYDLLSARKKKIVSKQ, encoded by the exons aaaCTGAAGGATGAAATTGCAGATGTGTTTGCCCAAATCGACTGCTTCGAGAGCAGTGAAGAGAG CCGGATGGCgcagaaagagaaggagatgtGTATCGGGCGCAAGAAATTCAACATGGACCCTGCCAAG GGCATCCAGTATCTCACTGAGCACAAGCTGCTGACCTCTGACGTCCAGGACATTGCCCAGTTCCTGTACAAGGGTGACGGCCTAAACAAGACAGCCATCGGCACCTACTTGGGGGAAAA GGACCCCATCAACCTGCAGGTCCTACAAGCCTTTGTGGACTGCCACGAGTTTGCCAACCTCAACCTCGTTCAAGCCCTCAG GCAGTTCCTGTGGAGCTTCCGGCTGCCAGGCGAGGCCCAGAAGATTGACCGCATGATGGAGGCCTTCGCTGCTCGCTACTGCCTCTGTAACCCCGGTGTCTTCCGGTCCACAG ACACCTGCTACGTGCTGTCCTTCTCCGTCATCATGCTCAACACCGGCCTACACAACCCCAACGTCCGGGACAGACCGCCCTTCGAGCGCTTCGTGTCTATGAATCGAGGTATCAACAACGGCAGCGACCTGCCAGAGGAGCAGCTTCGG AACCTGTTTGATAGCATCAAAAGTGAACCCTTCTCGATCCCCGAGGACGATGGCGGTGACCTCACCCACACCTTCTTCAACCCTGACCGTGAAGGCTGGCTGCTCAAGCTGG GGGGGCGAGTGAAGACATGGAAGCGACGCTGGTTCATCCTCACAGACAACTGCCTCTACTACTTCGAGTTCACCACT GACAAGGAGCCTCGGGGGATTATCCCACTGGAGAACCTCTCTGTGCAGAAGGTGGATGACCCCAAGAAGCCG TTCTGCCTGGAGCTGTACAACCCCAGCTGCCGAGGCCAGAAGATAAAGGCATGCAAGACAGACGGGGATGGCAAAGTGGTGGAGGGAAAACACGAATCCTATCGCATCTCAGCTGCCAATGCAGAAGAGAGGGACCAGTGGATCGAGGCCATCAG GGCCAGCATCACCCGAGTCCCCTTCTACGACCTGTTGTCTGCTCGGAAAAAGAAGATTGTCAGCAAGCAGTGA
- the Cyth4 gene encoding cytohesin-4 isoform X1, giving the protein MDLCHADPAELSSGEAKELQQIKWHRKQLLEDIQKLKDEIADVFAQIDCFESSEESRMAQKEKEMCIGRKKFNMDPAKGIQYLTEHKLLTSDVQDIAQFLYKGDGLNKTAIGTYLGEKDPINLQVLQAFVDCHEFANLNLVQALRQFLWSFRLPGEAQKIDRMMEAFAARYCLCNPGVFRSTDTCYVLSFSVIMLNTGLHNPNVRDRPPFERFVSMNRGINNGSDLPEEQLRNLFDSIKSEPFSIPEDDGGDLTHTFFNPDREGWLLKLGGRVKTWKRRWFILTDNCLYYFEFTTDKEPRGIIPLENLSVQKVDDPKKPFCLELYNPSCRGQKIKACKTDGDGKVVEGKHESYRISAANAEERDQWIEAIRASITRVPFYDLLSARKKKIVSKQ; this is encoded by the exons aTCCAGCTGAGCTCAGCAGTGGGGAGGCCAAGGAGTTACAGCAGATCAAATGGCACAGGAAGCAACTGCTGGAGGACATccag aaaCTGAAGGATGAAATTGCAGATGTGTTTGCCCAAATCGACTGCTTCGAGAGCAGTGAAGAGAG CCGGATGGCgcagaaagagaaggagatgtGTATCGGGCGCAAGAAATTCAACATGGACCCTGCCAAG GGCATCCAGTATCTCACTGAGCACAAGCTGCTGACCTCTGACGTCCAGGACATTGCCCAGTTCCTGTACAAGGGTGACGGCCTAAACAAGACAGCCATCGGCACCTACTTGGGGGAAAA GGACCCCATCAACCTGCAGGTCCTACAAGCCTTTGTGGACTGCCACGAGTTTGCCAACCTCAACCTCGTTCAAGCCCTCAG GCAGTTCCTGTGGAGCTTCCGGCTGCCAGGCGAGGCCCAGAAGATTGACCGCATGATGGAGGCCTTCGCTGCTCGCTACTGCCTCTGTAACCCCGGTGTCTTCCGGTCCACAG ACACCTGCTACGTGCTGTCCTTCTCCGTCATCATGCTCAACACCGGCCTACACAACCCCAACGTCCGGGACAGACCGCCCTTCGAGCGCTTCGTGTCTATGAATCGAGGTATCAACAACGGCAGCGACCTGCCAGAGGAGCAGCTTCGG AACCTGTTTGATAGCATCAAAAGTGAACCCTTCTCGATCCCCGAGGACGATGGCGGTGACCTCACCCACACCTTCTTCAACCCTGACCGTGAAGGCTGGCTGCTCAAGCTGG GGGGGCGAGTGAAGACATGGAAGCGACGCTGGTTCATCCTCACAGACAACTGCCTCTACTACTTCGAGTTCACCACT GACAAGGAGCCTCGGGGGATTATCCCACTGGAGAACCTCTCTGTGCAGAAGGTGGATGACCCCAAGAAGCCG TTCTGCCTGGAGCTGTACAACCCCAGCTGCCGAGGCCAGAAGATAAAGGCATGCAAGACAGACGGGGATGGCAAAGTGGTGGAGGGAAAACACGAATCCTATCGCATCTCAGCTGCCAATGCAGAAGAGAGGGACCAGTGGATCGAGGCCATCAG GGCCAGCATCACCCGAGTCCCCTTCTACGACCTGTTGTCTGCTCGGAAAAAGAAGATTGTCAGCAAGCAGTGA